The stretch of DNA GAAATTCTAAAAGAGCTTAAAGTGGCAGGACTCGATGAGATACGATTCCATCCGCAACCGGAAATCTGGGACCATTTGCCAGGGTCAGGGTTCGCCAGGTCGCTTGGAATTGCAAAGGGACTGGGTATAGATGCAGGTTTTGAGATACCTTCCCTGCCAGGTTCAGAGCAGGTTGCAGATTTTGCCATGGATTGTGATGTATTCATCAATCTGAATGAGCTGGAGTTCTCAGAGACCAATGCAGAAGCACTGAAAGCCCGGGGTTATTCTGCTATGGATGATGAAAGCTGTCGTGCGGCCGGGAGCAGGGATGTGGCGTATAGTATTATCCAGCAGGACCCGGGGTCAAAGGCACATTTCTGTTCATCCCGCTTCAAGGACGCTGTCCAGTTGCGCAAGAGGCTGCTACGAACTGCCCGGATACTGGGCCGTGAATTTGATGAAGTGAACCCGGACGGTACATTATTCTATGGGGTGATACAAGGAAATGTGGACGGGATCATAGAGATGCTGACCGGACTGGACGTGCCCTGGCAGCTTTTTGAACCGCTGGATGGCAGGGTGGAACTGGCTTGTTGGGTGCTGGAGGAGATTGCACCGGAAATTGGAGACCGGTTCCAGTCATGGTACGAAGAATGCTACCCCACATATGGCAGATTGGTTGTTGAACGAATTCCTATAGATACGGCTGTAGATTTCACTATTTAACGCCAACTTTTATTTACCTTAAAGTGAACATATTGAATCCCGGTTTTACTGATTAATATTGATGGTGGTAATACTGAATAATACCAATAATCAAGTCAAAGAACGGCTAATTAAATATTTACGTAAGGATGAGACCAATCTGCGTAAGACTGTCCTGCAGATGTTCCTTGTCGGAAAAATCTATACTACGAACGACATCTATAAAAACCTCATGCAGCAGGGCTTTGACTTGAACTATCGTGGCGTCTCTGCAATGGTGGGCCTGATGAATACCCGTCTTGGTATCCTTCGTGTTGATGTGACAAGAGAGCACAACCATTATTCTTTAAAAGATGATTTCAAAGAAATCGTACAGACTGTGCTGAATAATTTTTAATAAATACTAAACAGGTGTGTTAATATGCTTCGTGTAGGAGTTGTAGGGTGTGGTGCGATCGGGTCCTTTATTTGTCATGCCCTGGATACTGAGATCGAAGGTACCCGGCTTGTTGCCGTACACGAACACCATACAGAACTAATGGAAACTCTATGCGCCAGCCTGTCCTGTAAACCAGGGATGGTGAAGATCCGCAAGATGGTAGAAATGGTAGACCTTGTTGTAGAAGCTGCAGCACCCGAAGCTGTGCCGATAGCAGCAGTTACTGCTCTTGAGAATGGGTGTGATGTAATGATAATGAGTGTAGGCGCCCTGGTCGATTCCGACCTGATGGACAGGCTGTCGTCCCTGGCACTGGAAAATAACTGTAAGATATACCTTCCTTCAGGAGCAGTAGTGGGTATTGACGGGATCAAATCCGCATCCATAGCTGGAATAGAATCTGTTACTCTCACCTCGACCAAACCGCCCAGGGCTCTTAGCGGAGCACCGTACGTTGTCGAAAACAATATTGACCTGGAGGGTTTCAGGGAATCCACGGTAATTTTCGAGGGTGCTGCCCATGATGCTGTGAAAGCCTTCCCCGCAAATGTCAATGTGGCTGCTGCCATCAGCCTGGCAGGTATCGGTGTGGAAAAAACAAGGGTACGCATAATAGTTGACCCGGCCAGTGACAGGAACCGACATGAGATAGAAGTAGTAGGGGACTTTGGCAGGTTTACTACACAGGTCGAGAATGTACCTTCCCCGGAAAACCCGAAAACAAGCTATCTGGCCGCCCTGTCTGCCGTGGCCACACTTAAAAAGATTGCAAGTCCGCTGCAAATCGGAACTTAAAAAAACCAGGAAAGAGTAGTTATACTACTCCGCATGTGTAATTCGGAACTATAGATAAAAGCCACAGAAGTCACAGAGAACACAGAGGTAGGATTCAAAGCTGCGAAAAAGGCATCTCTGTGACCTCTGTGTTCTCTGTGGCAAAAAATTACAAAAAACAGACACGGTTTAGTATATTTCTAAAATATGTAACGGAGCAGATAATCATTATTTCCATCAGGCATCTGTCAAAGACTTTCGGAAACCATACTGTGCTTCGTGATATCAACCTGGATATCAAGACAGGGGATTTTTTAACCATATTCGGTCCCAACGGTGCCGGCAAGACCACCCTGGTCAAGATCATGTCCACCCTGGTCAGCCCCACTTCAGGGACTGTGCTTGTACATGACCTCGATGTTAAGAAATCACCACTGGAAGTGAGGCGACTTATCGGTGTTATCTCGCATGAGACCTACCTGTACCAGGACCTGACTGCAAAAGAGAACTTGCTGTTCTTTGGTAGGATGTACGGTATGCACAGAGATAAGCTGGAGGCAAGGATACACGAACTTGTGAATGAAGTTGGGTTGCAGTACAGGCTGGATGACAGGGTAGGTACATTCAGCAGGGGTATGAAACAGCGCCTGAGCATTGCCCGGGCCATCCTGCATGACCCGAAGATACTGTTCCTGGATGAACCCTACACAGGGCTTGACCAGCATGCAGCAGCTACATTTGATTCTATCTTAAAAGAACTTGATGTATCAGACAAGACCCAGGTCATGGTATCCCACGATATCGAGCGTGGGCTGGCACTTGCCGATAAGGTTGTCATCCTGCATGGCGGGAATATCGTGTACGAAGCCGCTAAGGATAAGATGGAAGGCGTGGAGCAGTTCCGCCATACCTATGAACATTATGTCAGGGAGGTGTGACAATTGAAGGATTTCCTTTACCTGGCCTGGAAGGACCTGCTAATGGAGTTTCGGACCAAGCAGATGCTGAACAGCATGGTCATATTCTCGCTGCTTGTGATCGTCATATTCAACTATTCTTTCAGCAACATCCTGTTCAATGTCGAAGTAGCAGATATAGCGCCCGGTATATTGTGGATAGCTTTTACCTTTGCCGGAATGCTGGGTCTGTCCCGTTCATTTGCAAGCGAGATGGAAGAGGGGTGCCTTGATGGACTGAAATTATGTCCGGTTGACCCTTCCACCATTTACCTGGGTAAGGTCGTGTCCAACCTGGTCATAATGTTCATGATCGAAGCCATTATTGTACCCCTGTTCATTGTCCTGTTCAATTTTAGTGATGTAAAGGGGCTGGCCGGTCTTATTGTCATAATCCTGCTTGGTACGATCGGGTTCATACTGGTAGGAACATTGTTCTCGGCCCTGACAGTCAATATGAGGACAAGGGAGATCTTGCTTCCTGTGATACTGTTTCCTATCATTATACCGCTGATCATGTCTTCCGTCATGGCGACCCAGAAAGTGCTGTCAACCGGCGACCTGTTTTCTGCAATCGACGAGATCAAGCTGTTGGTCGTTTACGATCTGGTATTTTTTATTGCAGCGCAGCTTGTATTCGAGTATGTAATAGAGGATTAACAGGCTATGACCTGGCAGGAGTGGAACCAGGGACTGCCAAGAAATAAGTTGGTAAATTTAACAGAAGATTTGTGTAGATACACAGCACATACGCCAATATGAATTATAGTTTGCTGTATAACAGTCAATAAAATATTAGACGCAGATTGAAGCTTGTCGCTCACTGTTTCACTGCAAAAGGCGCAAAGTCCGCAACGACAATGTTACCTTAACTTTGTGTCTTTTGAGTTCTGTGCAGTCCAATAGTATATTAATTATATATTTTAACCGCCATAGCGCAGCCCCCACCGCACACCACTTCTCGACCCACGCTCTGCGCATGAGCACCCACACCCGGTCCGCAGTGTCAGGGATGGGCGGTAGGTCGAAGGCAGGAAGGGCAGCGCAGGTGAGTGGAGAAGTGTGAGAACGGGGTGGGGGCTGAACAGCATTTCAATATTAACAATAGAAGACGTAAAGAATAAAAATGAGACTTTTTATTTTATTCTGGTCAAGTACGATAAATGGATCATGATACAGAAGTTCAACCACAGAGAACACAGAGAACACGGAGCGTTATTGTCTCCTCTGTGCTCTCTGTGCACTCTGTGGTTATAAATCGTTCCAGGATATAATAAAAAGTCTCATAAAAATGACAGGCATATTTAAATACACGAATAAATACACTTAAACATATGGCTCATAAAACATTAACTATCTCAGAAGAAGCTTACAAAAGCCTTGTTCAGCTAAAAAAAGAGGGGGAAAGCTTTACTGCCCTTATAAATCGTATAGCAGAAATCGTCAGAAAAAAGCCGTTAAAAGAATTTGCCGGAAGATTGAAAGACGACAAATTTGAAAAGGCGGCCATTGAAATAAGGTCCAGTGGAACTGATATTTCCCGTTTAGAGCGTACAAAATTATGACCATTCTGGATACCGATTATCTGGTAGCTCTTCTTAGAGGTGATGCAGATGCAGCCGCTTATGCTGATAAGATCAAAAACCCAAAAACTACCATCATCAATGCTTTCGAACTCTATTACGGGGCAGACCGTTCCTCAAAACCCGATAAATCCCACATAGAAGTAAATTCTTTACTGGGGTCTATGGATATACTTAGATTTGAAATGCCCGCTGTACTTACATCTGCCAAAATCCAGGCTGAACTAATGAATGCCGGCAATCCTGTAAATATCCTTGATGTTCTGATTGCAGGTATTGTGATAGTAAACAACGAAGAGTTTCTGACAAGAAATGTCAAGCATTTCAACAGAATCAACGGTTTGAACTGGAAAAAATGGTAATCGTAGTGATAAAGAATTTGCACTGAATAATTAGTGCAACGGCATGTGTGCACATATTATTTATCAACAATTACAGGATGGTACATAACGTTCCATGCAGTTCGAATCTCACACGATCTACAAGGGTGGCTGCCACACAGCGGCCCTGACGGGCTGCGGTGGCAGGGTATGGTGCAGAGAGGCGGAGCGGTGGGAGAGTGAAGCACGAACATGGGGTGGAATTAGTTTTATTTTTACCGCCGATTAAGGAGGGAGCGGTTACCCGCTCCTCCTCATCTTAGAACGGTACGTGAGACTTTAACCTCATGCCGCTCAAGCATCTCATAACCCTTTC from ANME-2 cluster archaeon encodes:
- a CDS encoding radical SAM protein: MEHENGSDSFYTHLPHGCQLCYEGAKMVLFVTGLCRKSCFYCPVSEKRMRKDVTFANERPVSSDNEILDEARSMNALGTGITGGEPLLVPDRVLGYIRLLKTSFGREHHIHLYTALSPDREILKELKVAGLDEIRFHPQPEIWDHLPGSGFARSLGIAKGLGIDAGFEIPSLPGSEQVADFAMDCDVFINLNELEFSETNAEALKARGYSAMDDESCRAAGSRDVAYSIIQQDPGSKAHFCSSRFKDAVQLRKRLLRTARILGREFDEVNPDGTLFYGVIQGNVDGIIEMLTGLDVPWQLFEPLDGRVELACWVLEEIAPEIGDRFQSWYEECYPTYGRLVVERIPIDTAVDFTI
- a CDS encoding DUF2551 domain-containing protein, whose amino-acid sequence is MVVILNNTNNQVKERLIKYLRKDETNLRKTVLQMFLVGKIYTTNDIYKNLMQQGFDLNYRGVSAMVGLMNTRLGILRVDVTREHNHYSLKDDFKEIVQTVLNNF
- a CDS encoding aspartate dehydrogenase; this encodes MLRVGVVGCGAIGSFICHALDTEIEGTRLVAVHEHHTELMETLCASLSCKPGMVKIRKMVEMVDLVVEAAAPEAVPIAAVTALENGCDVMIMSVGALVDSDLMDRLSSLALENNCKIYLPSGAVVGIDGIKSASIAGIESVTLTSTKPPRALSGAPYVVENNIDLEGFRESTVIFEGAAHDAVKAFPANVNVAAAISLAGIGVEKTRVRIIVDPASDRNRHEIEVVGDFGRFTTQVENVPSPENPKTSYLAALSAVATLKKIASPLQIGT
- a CDS encoding ABC transporter ATP-binding protein, with the translated sequence MFLKYVTEQIIIISIRHLSKTFGNHTVLRDINLDIKTGDFLTIFGPNGAGKTTLVKIMSTLVSPTSGTVLVHDLDVKKSPLEVRRLIGVISHETYLYQDLTAKENLLFFGRMYGMHRDKLEARIHELVNEVGLQYRLDDRVGTFSRGMKQRLSIARAILHDPKILFLDEPYTGLDQHAAATFDSILKELDVSDKTQVMVSHDIERGLALADKVVILHGGNIVYEAAKDKMEGVEQFRHTYEHYVREV
- a CDS encoding ABC transporter permease, giving the protein MKDFLYLAWKDLLMEFRTKQMLNSMVIFSLLVIVIFNYSFSNILFNVEVADIAPGILWIAFTFAGMLGLSRSFASEMEEGCLDGLKLCPVDPSTIYLGKVVSNLVIMFMIEAIIVPLFIVLFNFSDVKGLAGLIVIILLGTIGFILVGTLFSALTVNMRTREILLPVILFPIIIPLIMSSVMATQKVLSTGDLFSAIDEIKLLVVYDLVFFIAAQLVFEYVIED
- a CDS encoding type II toxin-antitoxin system VapC family toxin translates to MTILDTDYLVALLRGDADAAAYADKIKNPKTTIINAFELYYGADRSSKPDKSHIEVNSLLGSMDILRFEMPAVLTSAKIQAELMNAGNPVNILDVLIAGIVIVNNEEFLTRNVKHFNRINGLNWKKW